One region of Vigna angularis cultivar LongXiaoDou No.4 chromosome 10, ASM1680809v1, whole genome shotgun sequence genomic DNA includes:
- the LOC108335278 gene encoding receptor-like protein 53, which translates to MGSLCVPLSTIFSICCLVLLGAESKTHWEDAEVLKELKRGLEPASVIPGSCISSWDFTVDPCDNLFGQKFTCGFRCDLVVSGLSRVTELALDQAGYVGSLTFTWNLPFLQTLDLSKNQFSAQIPDSFSNLTRLRRLSLSSNSFSGEIPPSLGTLPTLQELYLDNNNLTGAIPQGFHNLKRLELQSNKLSTYLSNLDSFTNLKYLDLSDNSIAGVLPASLPVSLVQISIRNNNLSGVLSSESFGNLTRLQVVDFSSNRISGSIPSVFFELPSLQQLTLSFNEFTKVEAPYKGVESRSGLIAVDLSNNKLEGFLPSFMAMVPKLSSLSLENNQFTGRIATQFAVKTVSPQTGVSQLGRLLLGGNYLVGGIPRPLLTLKRDSANVSLVDNCLYRCPHSFFFCQGGQQKPLTQCNDRFVSTSE; encoded by the coding sequence ATGGGATCTCTCTGTGTCCCTCTATCTACGATCTTCTCAATTTGTTGTCTGGTATTACTGGGTGCTGAATCAAAGACGCATTGGGAAGATGCAGAGGTTCTGAAGGAGCTAAAGCGAGGTTTGGAACCAGCTTCGGTCATCCCAGGCTCTTGCATCAGTTCCTGGGACTTCACCGTCGACCCCTGCGACAACCTATTCGGCCAGAAATTCACGTGCGGCTTCAGATGCGACCTTGTCGTTTCGGGCCTCAGTCGAGTCACGGAACTTGCGCTGGACCAAGCGGGTTATGTTGGCTCTCTCACCTTCACGTGGAACCTTCCTTTTCTACAAACACTCGATCTCTCCAAGAACCAATTCTCCGCCCAAATTCCCGATTCCTTTTCAAACCTAACTCGCCTCCGCCGACTCAGTCTCTCGTCGAACTCCTTCTCCGGCGAGATACCCCCTTCTCTCGGCACACTCCCCACCCTCCAAGAGCTTTACCTCGACAACAACAACCTAACAGGAGCAATCCCACAAGGCTTCCACAACCTTAAAAGACTCGAACTCCAGTCCAACAAACTCAGCACCTATCTATCCAACTTGGACTCCTTCACAAACCTTAAATACCTCGATCTCAGCGATAACTCCATCGCCGGAGTGTTGCCGGCATCGCTCCCTGTTTCGCTGGTTCAGATATCCATTCGGAACAACAATTTAAGTGGTGTCTTGTCGAGTGAAAGCTTCGGGAATTTGACGAGGTTGCAGGTGGTGGATTTCAGCTCCAACCGAATCAGCGGTTCCATTCCTTCGGTTTTCTTCGAGCTTCCGTCGTTGCAGCAGTTGACGCTATCCTTCAACGAGTTCACGAAGGTCGAAGCACCTTATAAGGGAGTGGAGTCCCGGAGCGGGCTTATCGCGGTTGATTTAAGCAACAACAAGCTGGAGGGGTTTTTGCCGTCGTTCATGGCGATGGTGCCGAAGTTATCGTCGTTGTCGTTGGAGAATAACCAGTTCACAGGGCGAATAGCGACCCAGTTTGCGGTGAAAACGGTGTCTCCCCAAACGGGAGTGTCTCAGTTGGGGAGGCTTCTGTTGGGGGGGAATTACTTGGTAGGAGGGATTCCTCGACCCTTGTTGACGCTGAAACGCGATTCTGCGAACGTGAGTTTAGTTGATAACTGCTTGTACAGGTGCCCTCACAGTTTCTTCTTCTGCCAAGGTGGACAACAGAAGCCATTGACACAGTGTAACGACAGATTTGTCTCAACCAGtgaataa
- the LOC108334624 gene encoding D-2-hydroxyglutarate dehydrogenase, mitochondrial encodes MAKHNNRATLQFLLRCFPHRSRNPPLLPSAGLSSRFISGFDEKNRLLQRNIVHGDRQLLSFFNPVRNFVETKQWGVGIQRKCYGSLAGLVQRNPRFSKFNDDDVRYFEGILGSKNVVQDEDRLVTSNTDWMHKYKGSSKLLLQPRTTDEVAQILKYCNSRCLAVVPQGGNTGLVGGSVPVFDEVIISLSSMNKIISFDKVSGILVCEAGCILENIISFLDNEGFIMPLDLGAKGSCQIGGNVSTNAGGLRLVRYGSLHGNILGVEAVLANGTVLDMLKTLRKDNTGYDLKHLFIGSEGSLGIVTKVSILTPPKLSAVNVAFLGCKDYNSCQKLLQEAKRKLGEILSAFEFLDSQSMNLVLNHLEGARNPIPTSLHNFYVLIETTGSDESSDKQKLEAFLLGSMENELISDGVLAQDINQASSFWLLREGIPEALMRAGAVYKYDLSIPLEHMYSLVEEMRSRLGSTANVVGYGHLGDSNLHLNVSTPHYDDKILSQIEPFVYEWTSKHRGSISAEHGIGLMKANKIYYSKSRETVQLMASIKNLMDPNHILNPYKVLPHSLTS; translated from the exons ATGGCTAAGCACAATAACAGAGCCACACTTCAGTTCCTCTTACGCTGCTTCCCCCACCGCTCAAGGAACCCACCTCTTCTCCCTTCGGCAGGGTTGTCTTCTCGCTTTATCTCGGGCTTTGATGAAAAAAACAGGCTTTTACAGCGCAATATCGTTCACGGGGATCGGCAACTTTTGTCCTTTTTCAACCCTGTAAGAAATTTCGTTGAAACCAAACAATGGGGTGTTGGAATTCAGCGCAAATGCTATGGTTCGTTGGCGGGGTTGGTTCAAAGGAACCCCAGATTCTCAAAGTTTAACGATGATGATGTTAGATACTTCGAGGGTATATTGGGTAGTAAAAATGTTGTTCAGGATGAGGACAGGCTTGTCACTTCAAACACTGATTGGATGCATAAATACAAAGGCTCCAGTAAGCTCCTCCTACAGCCTAGGACCACTGACGAg GTTGCTCAGAttcttaaatattgtaattCCAGATGCTTGGCTGTTGTTCCCCAAGGTGGAAACACTGGTCTTGTCGGAGGAAGTGTGCCCGTCTTTGATGAA GTCATTATCAGTCTTAGTTCTATGAATAAGATCATATCTTTCGACAAG GTTAGTGGAATATTGGTATGTGAAGCTGGGTGCATATTGGAAAATATAATCTCATTCCTGGACAATGAAGG ATTTATTATGCCACTAGACTTAGGTGCAAAAGGGAGTTGCCAGATCGGTGGAAATGTCTCAACTAATGCTGGTGGTTTGCGTCTTGTCCGCTATGGATCCCTTCATGGAAATATACTTG GTGTTGAAGCTGTTCTAGCAAATGGTACCGTGCTTGACATGCTTAAGACATTGCGCAAAGATAATACTGGATATGATTTGAAACATCTATTTATAG GAAGTGAAGGTTCCTTGGGAATTGTTACTAAAGTTTCAATACTTACCCCACCGAAGTTATCTGCAGTAAATGTGGCTTTTCTTGGTTGCAAAGATTATAACAGCTGCCAG AAATTGCTACAGGAAGCAAAAAGGAAACTTGGGGAGATTTTATCTGCATTTGAATTTCTGGATAGCCAGTCTATGAATTTG GTGTTGAATCACCTGGAAGGTGCACGAAATCCGATACCTACGTCATTGCATAACTTTTATGTTCTGATTGAGACAACAGGCAGTGATGAATCCTCTGACAA ACAAAAGCTTGAAGCATTTCTACTCGGCTCCATGGAGAATGAATTGATATCAGATGGTGTTCTTGCACAAGACATAAATCAAGCATCATCATTCTGGCTTCTACGTGAG GGTATACCAGAGGCTTTGATGAGAGCAGGAGCTGTTTACAAGTATGATTTATCAATACCTCTTGAACACATGTACAGTCTTGTCGAAGAAATGCGCTCTAGACTAG GTAGCACAGCTAATGTAGTTGGATATGGTCACCTTGGAGATAGTAATTTGCATTTGAACGTTTCTACTCCTCATTATGATGACAAG ATTTTGTCACAAATTGAACCTTTTGTATATGAGTGGACATCTAAGCACCGAGGGAGTATTAGCGCTGAGCATGGTATAGGACTAATGAAAGCCAACAAGATTTACTACAGCAAATCACGTGAAACT GTGCAACTGATGGCTTCGATCAAGAATTTGATGGACCCCAATCACATACTCAACCCATATAAAGTTCTTCCTCACTCTCTCACTTCATAA
- the LOC108335059 gene encoding agamous-like MADS-box protein TM6 isoform X3: protein MGRGKIEIKLIENPTNRQVTYSKRRNGIFKKAHELSVLCDAKVSLIMFSKNNKMHEYISPGLTTKKIVDQYQKTLGDIDLWRSHYEKMLENLKKLKDINNKLRRQIRHRIGEGLDLDELSFQQLRTLEEDMVSSIGKIRERKFHVIKTRTDTCRKKVKSLEQMNGNLLLELETRNQQLHWPMVPPPSMHSVSTILI from the exons ATGGGTCGCGGCAAAATTGAGATAAAGTTGATTGAGAACCCCACCAACAGGCAAGTCACCTACTCCAAGCGAAGGAATGGTATCTTCAAGAAAGCTCATGAACTCAGTGTTCTCTGTGATGCCAAGGTTTCACTCATCATGTTCTCAAAAAACAACAAGATGCATGAATATATTAGTCCTGGCCTTAC CACAAAAAAGATCGTTGATCAGTATCAGAAGACTTTGGGGGATATCGATCTGTGGCGTTCCCACTATGAG AAAATGCTTGAGAACTTGAAGAAGCTGAAAGATATTAACAACAAACTCAGGAGACAGATCAG GCACAGGATTGGTGAGGGTTTGGATTTGGACGAGCTGAGCTTCCAGCAACTGCGAACTCTTGAAGAGGATATGGTTTCTTCCATAGGGAAAATACGCGAGCGAAAG TTCCACGTGATCAAAACTCGGACTGATACCTGTAGGAAAAAG GTTAAAAGCTTGGAGCAGATGAATGGAAATCTTCTGCTTGAACTT GAGACGAGGAATCAGCAGTTGCACTGGCCAATGGTGCCTCCACCCTCTATGCATTCTGTCAGCACCATACTCATCTGA
- the LOC108335059 gene encoding agamous-like MADS-box protein TM6 isoform X2, whose translation MGRGKIEIKLIENPTNRQVTYSKRRNGIFKKAHELSVLCDAKVSLIMFSKNNKMHEYISPGLTTKKIVDQYQKTLGDIDLWRSHYEKMLENLKKLKDINNKLRRQIRHRIGEGLDLDELSFQQLRTLEEDMVSSIGKIRERKFHVIKTRTDTCRKKVKSLEQMNGNLLLELEKCVIHPQFLLHDEGDEESAVALANGASTLYAFCQHHTHLNLPSHHQHHHHGEEPFKTDDLRLA comes from the exons ATGGGTCGCGGCAAAATTGAGATAAAGTTGATTGAGAACCCCACCAACAGGCAAGTCACCTACTCCAAGCGAAGGAATGGTATCTTCAAGAAAGCTCATGAACTCAGTGTTCTCTGTGATGCCAAGGTTTCACTCATCATGTTCTCAAAAAACAACAAGATGCATGAATATATTAGTCCTGGCCTTAC CACAAAAAAGATCGTTGATCAGTATCAGAAGACTTTGGGGGATATCGATCTGTGGCGTTCCCACTATGAG AAAATGCTTGAGAACTTGAAGAAGCTGAAAGATATTAACAACAAACTCAGGAGACAGATCAG GCACAGGATTGGTGAGGGTTTGGATTTGGACGAGCTGAGCTTCCAGCAACTGCGAACTCTTGAAGAGGATATGGTTTCTTCCATAGGGAAAATACGCGAGCGAAAG TTCCACGTGATCAAAACTCGGACTGATACCTGTAGGAAAAAG GTTAAAAGCTTGGAGCAGATGAATGGAAATCTTCTGCTTGAACTT GAAAAGTGTGTGATCCATCCACAATTTCTTTTGCACGATGAAGGAGACGAGGAATCAGCAGTTGCACTGGCCAATGGTGCCTCCACCCTCTATGCATTCTGTCAGCACCATACTCATCTGAATCTTCCCTCACATCATCAACATCACCACCATGGAGAAGAACCCTTTAAAACTGACGATCTACGCCTTGCTTAA
- the LOC108335059 gene encoding agamous-like MADS-box protein TM6 isoform X1, protein MGRGKIEIKLIENPTNRQVTYSKRRNGIFKKAHELSVLCDAKVSLIMFSKNNKMHEYISPGLTTKKIVDQYQKTLGDIDLWRSHYEKMLENLKKLKDINNKLRRQIRHRIGEGLDLDELSFQQLRTLEEDMVSSIGKIRERKFHVIKTRTDTCRKKVKSLEQMNGNLLLELKEKCVIHPQFLLHDEGDEESAVALANGASTLYAFCQHHTHLNLPSHHQHHHHGEEPFKTDDLRLA, encoded by the exons ATGGGTCGCGGCAAAATTGAGATAAAGTTGATTGAGAACCCCACCAACAGGCAAGTCACCTACTCCAAGCGAAGGAATGGTATCTTCAAGAAAGCTCATGAACTCAGTGTTCTCTGTGATGCCAAGGTTTCACTCATCATGTTCTCAAAAAACAACAAGATGCATGAATATATTAGTCCTGGCCTTAC CACAAAAAAGATCGTTGATCAGTATCAGAAGACTTTGGGGGATATCGATCTGTGGCGTTCCCACTATGAG AAAATGCTTGAGAACTTGAAGAAGCTGAAAGATATTAACAACAAACTCAGGAGACAGATCAG GCACAGGATTGGTGAGGGTTTGGATTTGGACGAGCTGAGCTTCCAGCAACTGCGAACTCTTGAAGAGGATATGGTTTCTTCCATAGGGAAAATACGCGAGCGAAAG TTCCACGTGATCAAAACTCGGACTGATACCTGTAGGAAAAAG GTTAAAAGCTTGGAGCAGATGAATGGAAATCTTCTGCTTGAACTT AAGGAAAAGTGTGTGATCCATCCACAATTTCTTTTGCACGATGAAGGAGACGAGGAATCAGCAGTTGCACTGGCCAATGGTGCCTCCACCCTCTATGCATTCTGTCAGCACCATACTCATCTGAATCTTCCCTCACATCATCAACATCACCACCATGGAGAAGAACCCTTTAAAACTGACGATCTACGCCTTGCTTAA
- the LOC108335984 gene encoding probable ubiquitin-conjugating enzyme E2 16: MTSSSGAARKNLSKIACNRLQKELVEWQVNPPTGFKHKVTDNLQRWVVEVTGAPGTLYANETYQLQVDFPENYPMEAPQVIFLHPAPLHPHIYSNGHICLDILYDSWSPAMTVSSICISILSMLSSSTTKQRPEDNDRYVKNCRNGRSPKETRWWFHDDKV; encoded by the exons ATGACTAGTTCTTCTGGTGCCGCTCGCAAG AATCTCAGTAAGATTGCCTGCAATAGGCTCCAGAAAGAGCTCGTGGAGTGGCAGGTCAATCCCCCAACTGGTTTCAAGCACAAAGTCACCGATAATCTCCAGAG GTGGGTTGTTGAAGTCACTGGAGCTCCCGGGACACTTTACGCCAATGAGACCTACCAGCTTCAGGTCGATTTTCCCGAGAATTACCCTATGGAAGCTCCCCAG GTCATATTCTTGCATCCGGCTCCGCTGCATCCCCATATCTACAGCAACGGCCATATTTGTTTAg ATATATTGTATGATTCCTGGTCCCCTGCCATGACAGTTAGTTCTATCTGCATCAGTATTCTCTCAATGCTTTCTAGCTCGACCACAAAG CAACGCCCTGAAGATAATGATCGCTATGTAAAGAACTGCAGAAATGGCAGATCGCCTAAGGAGACTAGGTGGTGGTTCCATGATGacaaagtataa